Proteins from a genomic interval of Thamnophis elegans isolate rThaEle1 chromosome 2, rThaEle1.pri, whole genome shotgun sequence:
- the TMEM40 gene encoding transmembrane protein 40 isoform X2 has product MDTSDSVASSQKPKQKVRKPKQNKKAEIQEENEDASSLGELTESPQQDLSSEIIPYSETVCDNGVCHSRWWVPRIRKDDEFFHFVIICFAVGMLLVCYYKYNNWTISTGIGLMTFAVLETTGIYFGLWQRIRSILEAFIPLVQRLRMPGFKKLN; this is encoded by the exons ATGGATACTTCAGATTCTGTAGCTTCATCTCAAAAACCAAAACAGAAAG TCAGGAAaccaaaacagaataaaaaagcAGAAATACAAGAAGAAAATGAGGATGCAAGTTCTTTGGGGGAGTTAACAGAGAGTCCACAACAAG ATCTGTCCAGTGAAATTATTCCATACTCTGAAACAG TGTGTGACAATGGTGTCTGTCACTCAAGATGGTGGGTTCCAAGGATTCGGAAAGATG atgaatTCTTCCATTTTGTCATTATTTGTTTTGCTGTTGGAATGTTATTAGTCTGCTATTATAAATATAACA ACTGGACAATTTCCACTGGAATTGGCTTGATGACCTTTGCTGTCCTAGAAACAACAGGAATATATTTTGGCCTTT GGCAACGCATTCGAAGTATCCTGGAAGCTTTCATCCCCCTTGTTCAAAGACTCAGAATGCCTG gTTTCAAAAAGCTTAACTAA
- the TMEM40 gene encoding transmembrane protein 40 isoform X1, with translation MDTSDSVASSQKPKQKVRKPKQNKKAEIQEENEDASSLGELTESPQQDLSSEIIPYSETEKSGTEGTPAIVCDNGVCHSRWWVPRIRKDDEFFHFVIICFAVGMLLVCYYKYNNWTISTGIGLMTFAVLETTGIYFGLWQRIRSILEAFIPLVQRLRMPGFKKLN, from the exons ATGGATACTTCAGATTCTGTAGCTTCATCTCAAAAACCAAAACAGAAAG TCAGGAAaccaaaacagaataaaaaagcAGAAATACAAGAAGAAAATGAGGATGCAAGTTCTTTGGGGGAGTTAACAGAGAGTCCACAACAAG ATCTGTCCAGTGAAATTATTCCATACTCTGAAACAG AAAAATCAGGGACAGAAGGAACACCTGCAATTG TGTGTGACAATGGTGTCTGTCACTCAAGATGGTGGGTTCCAAGGATTCGGAAAGATG atgaatTCTTCCATTTTGTCATTATTTGTTTTGCTGTTGGAATGTTATTAGTCTGCTATTATAAATATAACA ACTGGACAATTTCCACTGGAATTGGCTTGATGACCTTTGCTGTCCTAGAAACAACAGGAATATATTTTGGCCTTT GGCAACGCATTCGAAGTATCCTGGAAGCTTTCATCCCCCTTGTTCAAAGACTCAGAATGCCTG gTTTCAAAAAGCTTAACTAA